TTTCTAGTCTAGAGCCGAGAAGCATGGCAGAAGAAGAGATGCAGATCATGTATTCAATTAGGAATGTGAGCTTCAAGAAAGACATGGTCATTGCCATGTAGAATTACTAGCGAAACAAGAAGAGCATAGGATATCAAACATCACGTACTAGGTGCAGCTAAATCCAACTTAGGCCTAGTGTCCCTTTTGCTTGTGAGCCCATTGAAACTAGTTGATTAGCAACATATCATGTATCCGCCGCAATCGTGGTTTGTGGAGCTCCCCTCGACCTTGATCAGATCTCTTAGGTGATAGAACCATACCCGCACAGGTTCCCTTCATGCAAACTATGTCATGTATGTACGTGTTTGTATTGTGCACTTACGTGAGTGATACGTTTCTGAAATAAAAGAAAAACGGAACCTTAACTTTTTTTTCGAGGGTAATAGCATTTTTTTTTAGGGATTTTTGAGGGGTAATAGCAAAGTTTTATATTGATCAAACCTTTAACTTTAATACCAACGGGGCTCAAATCGCAGGGCCATTTGGGCCCCGAGATCAGCCCCCCTTCCATCGGCTCAATAAACCCGCAGAAAGGAAGTCCCGGAATCTGCCGGAGCTCGcaattcatcgtcgtcgtcttccccagcacagcacagcacagGTCAATCTCCTCCCCCCCTCCCTCGCGCAGATCTCTCCCGCCTCCGCCCTGGGGCTGGATCCTTCCCGGTCCTTATCGGCCCTCTCTCTCCCGAACCCCGCGCCCCGTTCGCGGCCGGGTTTCTAGATCTGAGAGCCGCGCTGTCCGTCCTCCGCCGTGATCTGATTTCTTGAACTCTGATCTACTAGCTCGAAGCGGCGGAAGCAAGGATGCCGAAGGCCGCGGGGGATGCCAAGCTCCTGATCCAGTCCCTCACCAAGGCCTACGCCGCCACGCCCACGAATCTCAAGGTAAATTTCGTTCTCTTTCCCTGGTAGTATTTTCTTTCCTCTGCCGCTGTCGACTGCCGGGTTACTGATGTGCTTCTCCTGCTCCGCAGATCATTGACCTGTACGTGGTTTTCGCGGTCGCCACTGCCCTGGTTCAGGTAAAATTTGACACTTTGACGAGGGATGCAGAAGCTATCACTGATTTGGGATGGAGAAGTGTTGGCCTAGTGTAGCATAATGGTCTTGTAGGAAGATAAATTATGCTGTTCGGAACCATACCTGGTGATCTCCTAGAGCTATCTACTGATTCAATCGAGGGCAGATATCTTGTCTGTTTGTTTTACCACATTTCCGACTATTGGTTTGTTGAGTAGGAGTACGCTATCGGGTTGCAAAAATCCGATGCGCCTAGTAGTGCATAAGAAGGTCCGATACGAGTTATCCAGCCAGATTCTTAGGTTTGAGCACTTTGTTTTACTGGCTGACCGTTAGCCAGATTCTCTAGCCAGCAGGTTCTCTCTGAGCACTTCATTTTTTCTGGCTGAGGATTAGCCTTGTGTTCAACTCAAAAGTCATATGTCCTCTNNNNNNNNNNNNNNNNNNNNNNNNNNNNNNNNNNNNNNNNNNNNNNNNNNNNNNNNNNNNNNNNNNNNNNNNNNNNNNNNNNNNNNNNNNNNNNNNNNNNNNNNNNNNNTTAACCTTGGCGTGGTATCGCTGAGCCATTTGCAGACTACTGAAATGCTCTTGGTTGTGACAAAACAGGTCGTTTACATGGGAATAGTTGGGTCATTCCCCTTCAACTCTTTCCTGTCTGGTGTCCTGTCATGCATTGGAACTGCAGTGCTTGGTGGTAAGAATTTCTTTTTTTTACCCCTCCGGTTTCTATTCCCCCTTCCCTGTCTCCAGGATATATAATATAGAACTGTCGATGTTTTTGCAGTTTGCCTCCGTATTCAAGTCAACAAGGACAACAAGGAATTCAAGGTAACTCTACTTCCACTGCTATTTGTATGTCAAATTATTCTTTGGATTCCAACATAACATTCTATGTTGAAACATTATCTGCAGGATCTTCCCCCGGAGAGGGCCTTTGCTGATTTCGTCCTGTGCAATCTGGTGCTCCACCTGGTGATCATGAACTTCCTTGGATGAGCAACTGTCATACAAGCTGTCGAGATTTTGTAGTGTCCTAATGTCTAAGACTGTCAGCATGTTAGATATTCATGTGGCACCATACACACCTATGTAATCCGAGAGTTTCTCTATGAACTATAATAATTCAGTGGATTTAGTGTTAACTTTGTGGAACATGAGAACTTATTCGATTGAGTGAAGACAGCGAAAAGTGATCACTTAAATATTAGTATTGTTCACTCATGATGCTGTGCTGAAAAAAACAGTGACCTGCTTAAAATGCAGTTCTGATGGCTGCAATGCACATTGATTAGTAAACCTGAATTCAGAATATGTCAT
This portion of the Triticum dicoccoides isolate Atlit2015 ecotype Zavitan chromosome 7A, WEW_v2.0, whole genome shotgun sequence genome encodes:
- the LOC119330444 gene encoding dolichyl-diphosphooligosaccharide--protein glycosyltransferase subunit DAD2, producing MPKAAGDAKLLIQSLTKAYAATPTNLKIIDLYVVFAVATALVQVVYMGIVGSFPFNSFLSGVLSCIGTAVLGVCLRIQVNKDNKEFKDLPPERAFADFVLCNLVLHLVIMNFLG